In a genomic window of Campylobacter concisus:
- a CDS encoding peptidylprolyl isomerase, translating to MKKFLFPAVLSLAAAVTLNAAVVATVDGDAISDSDISSLLSAAMPGFDASKLQPNEKKRIIDDLINRKLLLKDAKSSGIEKDVEYIKAVKAAQEGIAVELYMRKLFDSLKVSENELKDFYNKNKASMNEPAQAKARHILVEDEKTANDIIAQLKNLKGEALTKKFAELASQKSIDKGSAAHGGALGWFGQSQMVKPFADAAFSMANGTVSTKPVKTQFGYHVILKEDGKAAGTVSFEQAKPEIEQAVKMEKFQAAVRQKSEALRQKAKIEYK from the coding sequence ATGAAAAAATTTTTGTTTCCAGCAGTTTTAAGTTTAGCGGCAGCTGTTACTCTAAATGCAGCAGTAGTTGCAACAGTTGATGGTGATGCTATAAGTGATAGCGATATTTCAAGCCTTTTATCGGCAGCTATGCCAGGATTTGACGCTAGCAAGCTTCAACCAAATGAGAAAAAACGTATTATCGACGATCTAATAAATAGAAAACTTCTTTTAAAAGATGCTAAGTCAAGCGGTATCGAAAAAGATGTAGAGTACATCAAAGCTGTAAAAGCAGCGCAAGAAGGGATTGCAGTTGAGCTTTATATGAGAAAACTATTTGATAGCTTAAAAGTAAGTGAAAATGAACTAAAAGATTTTTACAATAAAAACAAAGCAAGTATGAACGAGCCAGCTCAAGCAAAAGCAAGGCATATCCTAGTTGAAGATGAGAAAACAGCAAACGACATCATCGCTCAACTTAAAAATTTAAAAGGTGAGGCATTAACAAAGAAATTTGCAGAGCTAGCAAGCCAAAAATCAATCGACAAAGGTTCAGCTGCACATGGTGGTGCACTTGGCTGGTTTGGTCAAAGCCAAATGGTAAAACCTTTTGCAGACGCAGCATTTTCAATGGCTAATGGCACAGTTTCAACTAAACCAGTTAAAACTCAGTTTGGATACCATGTTATCTTAAAAGAAGATGGCAAAGCTGCTGGCACTGTAAGCTTTGAGCAGGCAAAACCAGAGATCGAGCAAGCTGTAAAAATGGAGAAATTCCAAGCTGCTGTTAGACAAAAAAGTGAAGCTCTACGCCAAAAAGCAAAGATAGAATATAAGTAA
- a CDS encoding MotA/TolQ/ExbB proton channel family protein, with amino-acid sequence MQNQNDFSELSVPKEHQAHSFFVFFKVIFIPLAIYILAILAYLGVINFQMKLHTIVMMGVILFVAFIFSRHSALVAYSNFLANAKDYKIRLKEFIIAHLFEISNVKKANAKFEDFFESYTRNFRNDNLANIGQAVFPMLGILGTFISIAISMPSFSSSTANGLEKEIAILLNGVATAFYVSIYGIFLALWWMFFEKIGVSKFEKFYSEQKELSREFFWQENELNANFMKASVSYFKDSHDAFKMVLDDKFVKELSELTNEKFNSLKELCEVEKNIINQSKAELSASLKMLNEASLKQDEFVKIHSDMLKAVSAFSNAFKDMEVKILTEHAKLGEIFSRNLNATKESQLKFEQTIKSFDAILKEFSLSLMKEQNEALKEFRASLVESATIFKAAYEQEGRSLEREKERESLIAELKKNIDEIDKEANSVIEKIENLVQ; translated from the coding sequence ATGCAAAATCAAAATGATTTTAGTGAGCTAAGCGTGCCAAAGGAGCACCAAGCTCACTCTTTCTTTGTCTTTTTTAAAGTTATCTTTATCCCTTTAGCTATCTACATCTTGGCAATACTAGCGTATCTTGGCGTTATAAATTTTCAGATGAAGCTTCACACCATAGTGATGATGGGCGTTATACTTTTTGTGGCATTTATATTTTCACGTCACAGCGCCTTGGTAGCTTACTCAAATTTCTTAGCAAATGCCAAAGACTACAAGATAAGGCTAAAAGAATTTATCATCGCTCACCTCTTTGAAATTTCAAATGTCAAAAAGGCAAATGCTAAATTTGAAGATTTTTTCGAGAGCTATACAAGAAATTTTAGAAATGACAACCTAGCAAACATCGGCCAAGCAGTCTTTCCTATGCTTGGAATTTTGGGCACATTTATCAGTATTGCTATCTCTATGCCAAGCTTTAGCTCAAGCACTGCAAACGGACTTGAAAAAGAGATCGCTATACTGCTAAATGGCGTAGCTACGGCGTTTTATGTATCGATCTATGGTATTTTTTTAGCACTTTGGTGGATGTTTTTTGAAAAGATCGGCGTTAGTAAATTTGAGAAATTTTACAGCGAGCAAAAAGAGTTAAGTCGTGAGTTTTTCTGGCAGGAAAATGAACTAAATGCAAATTTCATGAAAGCAAGTGTTAGCTACTTTAAAGATAGCCACGACGCCTTTAAAATGGTACTTGACGATAAATTTGTAAAAGAGCTAAGCGAACTGACAAATGAGAAATTTAACAGTCTAAAAGAGCTTTGTGAGGTTGAGAAAAATATCATCAATCAAAGCAAGGCAGAGCTTAGTGCAAGTCTAAAAATGCTAAATGAAGCTAGCCTAAAACAAGATGAATTTGTAAAAATCCACTCTGATATGCTAAAGGCAGTAAGCGCATTTTCTAATGCCTTTAAAGATATGGAGGTTAAAATTTTAACCGAGCATGCAAAACTTGGCGAAATTTTTAGTAGAAATTTAAACGCTACAAAAGAGAGCCAGCTAAAATTTGAGCAGACTATAAAGAGCTTTGATGCCATTTTAAAAGAATTTTCTCTATCTTTGATGAAAGAGCAAAACGAGGCATTAAAGGAATTTAGAGCCTCGCTCGTGGAGAGTGCGACGATATTTAAGGCAGCGTATGAGCAAGAAGGCAGGAGCTTGGAGCGTGAAAAAGAGCGTGAGAGCCTCATTGCTGAGCTTAAGAAGAACATAGACGAGATCGATAAAGAAGCAAATTCTGTAATAGAAAAAATCGAAAATCTGGTGCAATGA
- the nth gene encoding endonuclease III — MRTKKDILEIKRRLLEEFKDAKSELKFRNLYELLVCVMLSAQCTDKRVNLITPALFEAYKDVYELASANLASLKLMINSCSFFNNKAVNLIKMANSVVELYNGEIPLDEEKLKGLAGVGQKTAHVVLLEATNANVMAVDTHVFRVAHRLDLSQAKTPEATEADLSHAFKTDLGKLHQAMVLFGRYTCKAKKPLCHECILNDLCNSKDKII, encoded by the coding sequence ATGAGAACAAAAAAAGATATTTTAGAAATAAAAAGAAGACTTTTAGAAGAGTTTAAAGACGCCAAAAGCGAGCTTAAATTTAGAAATTTATATGAACTTCTTGTCTGCGTCATGCTCTCAGCCCAGTGCACAGACAAAAGAGTAAATTTAATAACTCCAGCCTTATTTGAAGCGTATAAAGACGTCTATGAACTAGCTAGTGCAAATTTAGCGAGTCTAAAACTAATGATAAATTCATGCAGCTTTTTTAATAACAAAGCAGTAAATTTAATCAAAATGGCAAACAGTGTGGTTGAGCTTTATAATGGAGAAATTCCACTTGATGAAGAGAAGCTAAAAGGCCTTGCTGGAGTTGGACAAAAGACCGCTCATGTCGTGCTTTTAGAAGCTACAAATGCAAATGTTATGGCTGTTGATACACACGTTTTTAGAGTGGCACACAGACTTGATCTTAGCCAAGCAAAGACACCAGAAGCCACTGAAGCTGATCTTAGCCATGCCTTTAAAACAGATCTTGGCAAGCTTCATCAAGCCATGGTGCTCTTTGGACGTTACACCTGTAAAGCCAAAAAACCGCTTTGCCATGAGTGTATCTTAAATGATCTTTGTAACAGTAAGGACAAGATTATTTAA
- a CDS encoding FecCD family ABC transporter permease: MQGSTKLAILLIMLIFLLSFISLSIGGSDISMSEILNFIFNNKIDEMKETILFDIRLPRLVMALLIGMLLASSGVVTQSVFLNPLADPYIIGIAASATFGAVVAYLLGLSEIYYGIFAFLSSSLLTLAIFGVYNRSRSIATLLIIGIAFSSFLGAFTSFATYLIGEDSFKIVAWMMGYLGSATWQKVGIIAVPLIFCIIYFYLKRFELTILLSGEDEAKSLGIDVDSLKKRLLVIASLTVAFSVAFTGMIGFVGLIIPHSFRMLLNTSNNAILLPLSTLGGGAFLLACDVVGKSVLSPVEVPVGVISAFFGAPFFLFLALYLKRSVH; the protein is encoded by the coding sequence ATGCAGGGTAGTACCAAGCTTGCCATTTTGCTTATTATGCTTATTTTTTTGCTCTCTTTTATCTCGCTTAGTATAGGCGGTTCTGACATAAGCATGAGTGAGATTTTAAATTTTATATTTAATAACAAAATAGACGAGATGAAAGAGACCATCTTGTTTGATATTAGACTACCAAGGCTTGTAATGGCTCTGCTTATAGGTATGCTTTTGGCTAGCTCGGGTGTTGTAACGCAAAGCGTCTTTTTAAATCCGCTTGCAGACCCATATATCATCGGCATAGCCGCATCTGCGACATTTGGAGCAGTAGTGGCATATCTTCTTGGCTTATCTGAAATTTATTATGGCATCTTTGCTTTTTTGTCTTCTAGCTTGCTTACCCTTGCTATTTTTGGAGTTTACAACCGTAGTCGCTCTATTGCTACACTTCTTATAATTGGTATCGCTTTTTCATCATTTCTAGGAGCATTTACGAGTTTTGCAACATATCTTATCGGTGAAGATAGCTTTAAGATAGTAGCGTGGATGATGGGCTATTTAGGTTCTGCCACGTGGCAAAAGGTCGGTATTATCGCTGTTCCGCTTATCTTTTGCATAATATATTTTTATCTAAAACGCTTTGAACTAACGATACTTTTAAGCGGAGAGGATGAGGCAAAAAGCCTTGGTATAGATGTCGATTCTCTTAAAAAGCGCCTGCTTGTTATAGCTTCGCTCACGGTTGCTTTTTCAGTCGCATTTACCGGTATGATAGGCTTTGTTGGGCTCATCATTCCACACTCTTTTAGAATGCTTTTAAACACCTCAAACAACGCTATTTTGCTACCACTTTCTACTCTTGGAGGAGGAGCTTTTTTGCTAGCTTGTGACGTTGTGGGCAAGAGTGTTTTAAGTCCGGTTGAAGTGCCAGTTGGTGTTATTAGTGCGTTTTTTGGAGCGCCATTTTTTCTATTTTTAGCACTTTATCTAAAAAGGAGTGTGCATTGA
- the hisD gene encoding histidinol dehydrogenase → MKFFHSSDADFESKFLQLVKRSDNDMSAVMPVVAGIIDEIRKDGDSALFAQIAKFDKFSVTSKNDIIIDVKEMEAAYNSLDNALRVALKLAHDRIKSYHERTKPSDWTYKDEHDILLGAKYTAVDRAGLYIPGGKAAYPSSLLMNAIPAIVAGVKEIVVCTPAPNGKVNPLLLAAMHLCGIKTAFKVGGASAIAAMAYGTATVPKVDVITGPGNIYVAAAKKLVYGDVNIDMIAGPSEIGVIADDSADPRHIAIDMLSQAEHDEIASAFLITPVEAFARAVQRHIEDELKTLKREAIAGASIRNKAAIIVAKDLKECFALMNGLAVEHLEIATNDALSYMDEVTHAGAIFFGHFTPEAMGDYIAGPNHTLPTGGSARFYSPLGVENFMKRSSIISVSRKGIMHLGKSCMQLAEAEGLTAHKKSVAVRLEE, encoded by the coding sequence ATGAAATTTTTTCATAGTAGTGACGCTGATTTTGAGAGTAAATTTTTACAGCTTGTTAAACGAAGTGATAATGACATGAGTGCTGTAATGCCGGTGGTTGCTGGAATAATAGATGAGATAAGAAAAGATGGCGATAGTGCACTTTTTGCGCAGATAGCTAAATTTGATAAATTTAGCGTTACAAGTAAAAACGACATAATAATCGACGTAAAAGAGATGGAGGCTGCCTATAATTCGCTAGATAATGCTTTGAGAGTAGCTTTAAAATTAGCTCACGATAGGATAAAAAGCTATCATGAGCGTACAAAGCCAAGTGACTGGACCTACAAAGATGAGCACGACATATTACTTGGGGCAAAATACACGGCGGTTGACCGTGCCGGCCTTTACATCCCTGGCGGTAAGGCAGCATATCCTAGTTCACTTCTTATGAACGCTATACCAGCGATCGTAGCTGGCGTAAAAGAGATCGTTGTCTGTACACCAGCACCAAATGGCAAGGTAAATCCTCTGCTTCTTGCGGCTATGCATCTTTGTGGCATAAAAACAGCCTTTAAAGTAGGAGGCGCAAGTGCGATCGCAGCGATGGCGTACGGCACAGCGACCGTGCCAAAGGTCGATGTCATCACAGGACCTGGTAATATCTACGTGGCGGCTGCTAAAAAGTTAGTTTATGGCGACGTAAATATCGATATGATCGCTGGTCCAAGTGAGATAGGCGTGATCGCTGATGATAGCGCTGATCCTCGTCATATAGCTATTGATATGCTTTCTCAAGCCGAGCACGACGAGATAGCAAGTGCCTTTTTGATAACACCGGTAGAGGCTTTTGCAAGAGCGGTGCAAAGACACATCGAAGATGAGCTAAAGACACTAAAACGTGAAGCGATTGCAGGTGCAAGCATAAGAAATAAAGCCGCAATAATAGTAGCAAAAGATCTAAAAGAGTGTTTTGCTCTCATGAATGGGCTTGCTGTTGAGCACCTAGAGATCGCTACAAATGATGCTTTAAGCTATATGGATGAGGTGACTCATGCAGGCGCTATATTTTTTGGGCACTTTACACCTGAAGCGATGGGAGATTATATCGCTGGACCAAATCATACATTGCCAACGGGCGGAAGCGCGAGATTTTACTCACCGCTTGGAGTTGAAAATTTCATGAAGCGAAGCTCTATCATTTCAGTGAGTAGAAAAGGTATCATGCATCTTGGCAAATCATGTATGCAGCTAGCTGAAGCTGAAGGACTAACTGCTCATAAAAAATCAGTTGCAGTAAGACTAGAAGAGTAA
- a CDS encoding pyridoxal-phosphate dependent enzyme, with product MIERVVLKGREFWLLRDDLLGEFNGNKARKLEYFLKADLSGIQAIVSHGSSQSNAMYSLSLFAKLKGLKFYYVVSHLSSNLEQNPVGNFKFALENGMEIFIKDEREKFAKELAKSKNALFINEGVAQSEAELGFITQANEINEWSKKSGIKPDIFLPSGTGTSACYLAKHTDLMVFTTPCVGDSDYLKKQIYELDKNSKVQILNPPKKYHFGNLYPELYEIWIEVCKSGVEFDLVYDPVGFITLFANLDKFGSEILYIHQGGILGNITQRQRYERKLKLKEHK from the coding sequence GTGATTGAGCGGGTTGTTCTTAAGGGGCGAGAGTTTTGGCTTTTGAGGGATGATCTGCTAGGCGAGTTTAACGGTAACAAAGCAAGAAAGTTAGAGTATTTTCTAAAGGCTGATCTAAGCGGCATCCAGGCCATCGTATCTCACGGCTCAAGTCAGTCAAATGCTATGTATAGCCTAAGTCTTTTTGCTAAGCTAAAAGGGCTTAAATTTTACTATGTCGTCTCTCATCTTAGTTCAAATTTAGAGCAAAATCCAGTCGGAAATTTCAAATTTGCACTTGAAAATGGCATGGAAATTTTTATAAAAGATGAGCGTGAGAAATTTGCTAAAGAGCTAGCAAAGAGCAAAAATGCACTTTTTATAAACGAGGGCGTGGCTCAGAGTGAGGCTGAGCTTGGCTTTATCACGCAGGCAAATGAGATAAATGAGTGGAGCAAAAAAAGTGGCATAAAGCCTGATATTTTTTTGCCTTCTGGTACAGGCACTAGTGCTTGCTACCTGGCAAAGCACACTGATCTTATGGTTTTTACAACTCCTTGCGTGGGGGACAGCGACTATCTAAAAAAGCAAATTTATGAGCTAGACAAAAATAGTAAAGTGCAAATTTTAAATCCGCCAAAGAAGTATCATTTTGGAAATTTATACCCAGAGCTTTATGAAATTTGGATAGAGGTTTGCAAAAGCGGCGTGGAATTTGACCTAGTGTATGACCCTGTTGGCTTTATCACGCTTTTTGCAAATTTAGACAAATTTGGGAGCGAAATTTTATATATCCACCAGGGCGGAATTTTAGGTAACATTACACAAAGACAAAGATACGAGAGAAAATTAAAATTAAAGGAGCATAAATGA
- a CDS encoding HugZ family heme oxygenase — translation MKQRALDHMNKDHLDIVIEFCKKFSGVAEPTNVKMTDINEDGMEITCDQAKTFVPFLSKAGGDGFRESIIELYMSIKGDTNNSSVQGGMMKFINSFKTVVISSVLDGQAISSYSPFIKENDEFYICISSVADHYHSIKQNPDKISLLFIQDEKDAKSLFARVRVSFEAKAEFISDSVRDEFISKFESAFANESALAFIKEMKDFYIVKLTPTKGRYVKGFGAAYDTVGLQVVDSGRVNNPHTKK, via the coding sequence TTGAAACAAAGAGCATTAGACCACATGAATAAGGATCATCTGGATATAGTGATCGAGTTTTGTAAGAAATTTAGTGGTGTAGCTGAGCCTACAAATGTCAAAATGACTGATATAAACGAAGATGGCATGGAAATAACATGCGATCAGGCAAAAACATTTGTACCATTTTTAAGCAAAGCAGGCGGAGATGGTTTTAGAGAGTCGATCATCGAGCTTTATATGAGCATCAAGGGCGACACAAACAACTCTAGTGTGCAAGGCGGAATGATGAAATTTATAAATAGCTTTAAGACTGTTGTGATCTCAAGCGTTCTTGACGGGCAAGCGATTTCGTCGTATTCACCTTTCATAAAAGAAAACGATGAGTTTTATATCTGCATATCATCAGTAGCAGATCACTACCACTCAATAAAACAAAACCCGGATAAAATTTCACTCCTTTTTATTCAGGATGAAAAAGATGCAAAAAGTCTATTTGCTCGTGTAAGAGTAAGCTTTGAAGCAAAAGCTGAATTTATAAGCGACAGTGTAAGAGATGAATTTATATCAAAATTTGAGAGTGCCTTTGCAAATGAATCAGCACTTGCATTTATTAAAGAGATGAAAGACTTCTATATAGTAAAACTTACCCCAACAAAAGGTAGATATGTAAAAGGCTTTGGCGCAGCATATGACACAGTAGGACTCCAAGTTGTCGATAGTGGTAGAGTAAACAACCCTCACACTAAAAAATAG
- the fbaA gene encoding class II fructose-bisphosphate aldolase, whose protein sequence is MGVLDIVKPGVLSGDDVTKLYAYAKEQGFAIPAVNVVGSDSVNAVLEAAKVANSPVIVQFSNGGAGFYAGKVCENAAVLGAIAGAKHVHLLAKAYGVPVILHTDHAARKLLPWIDELVKASHEYKKTHGVPLFSSHMLDLSEENINENLSTCEKYLKELSELGISLEIELGVTGGEEDGVDNTSVDNALLYTQPEDVALAYERLSKISDKFSIAASFGNVHGVYKPGNVVLRPEILKNSQAYVAKKFNTKSDKPVNFVFHGGSGSELKDIKNAVSYGVIKMNIDTDTQWAFWDGVREYEAKNRAYLQGQIGNPEGDDKPNKKYYDPRKWLRSGEESMVKRLQTAFSDLNCLNRN, encoded by the coding sequence ATGGGCGTTTTAGATATCGTAAAACCTGGTGTTTTAAGCGGAGATGATGTAACAAAACTTTATGCTTATGCCAAAGAGCAAGGTTTTGCAATACCTGCTGTAAATGTCGTAGGCAGCGACTCAGTAAATGCTGTTTTAGAAGCAGCAAAGGTTGCTAACTCGCCTGTTATCGTTCAGTTTAGTAATGGCGGTGCAGGTTTTTACGCTGGTAAAGTCTGCGAAAACGCAGCCGTTCTTGGTGCGATCGCTGGAGCAAAGCATGTTCATCTGCTTGCCAAGGCTTATGGCGTGCCAGTCATCTTACACACAGACCATGCCGCTAGAAAGCTTTTACCTTGGATAGATGAGTTAGTAAAAGCAAGTCATGAATATAAAAAAACTCACGGCGTGCCGCTTTTTAGCTCTCACATGCTTGATCTTAGCGAAGAGAATATCAACGAAAATTTAAGCACGTGCGAGAAGTATCTAAAAGAGCTTAGCGAGCTTGGCATTAGCCTAGAGATCGAGCTAGGCGTAACCGGCGGCGAAGAAGATGGCGTGGATAATACAAGCGTTGATAACGCGCTTCTTTACACTCAGCCAGAAGATGTCGCGCTTGCTTATGAAAGACTAAGTAAGATAAGCGATAAATTTAGCATCGCAGCTAGTTTTGGCAACGTTCACGGCGTTTATAAACCGGGCAATGTCGTGCTAAGACCAGAAATTCTTAAAAACTCACAAGCCTATGTGGCAAAGAAATTTAATACAAAAAGCGACAAGCCAGTAAATTTTGTATTTCACGGCGGTAGCGGCAGTGAACTAAAAGATATCAAAAATGCTGTGAGCTACGGTGTTATCAAGATGAACATTGACACTGATACGCAGTGGGCTTTCTGGGACGGCGTACGCGAGTATGAGGCTAAAAATAGAGCATACTTGCAAGGGCAGATCGGCAATCCAGAGGGCGATGATAAGCCAAATAAAAAATACTACGACCCAAGGAAATGGCTAAGAAGTGGCGAGGAGAGCATGGTTAAGCGTCTTCAGACTGCTTTTAGCGACTTAAACTGCCTAAATAGGAACTAA
- a CDS encoding flagellin: MKLGTYTANQASGNYYLDQAKNSEKKALNAISANSKIKASGANLQIAESLLSQTNVLNEGLANANDMIGMLQIADSTLLNLSKNTDKIGELSSKLTNPALSANEQKGIKGEINALRNAMSDSIKEAKFNGKNVFDTELGFFTGESAKNINLGTNALLNVKDDGSNTGEILKNINSLRSEIGSTQNAVFRGINALAARSVANANSVENLDNSDIAKSLEENLQANLKLHAASLAKAHDTTSLAAKLDKLLAE, translated from the coding sequence ATGAAGTTAGGAACTTATACTGCAAACCAGGCTTCAGGAAACTATTATTTAGATCAAGCAAAAAATAGCGAGAAGAAGGCACTGAATGCCATCTCTGCAAACAGCAAGATCAAAGCATCAGGTGCAAATTTGCAAATCGCAGAGAGTTTGCTTTCACAAACAAATGTCTTAAACGAAGGTTTAGCAAATGCAAACGACATGATTGGAATGCTTCAGATCGCTGACTCAACACTTTTAAATTTAAGTAAAAATACAGATAAAATAGGTGAACTTTCAAGCAAACTCACAAATCCTGCTCTTTCGGCGAATGAACAAAAAGGCATAAAGGGCGAAATCAATGCACTAAGAAATGCTATGAGTGATAGTATAAAAGAAGCTAAATTTAACGGCAAAAACGTATTTGATACTGAGCTTGGATTTTTTACAGGCGAGAGTGCAAAAAATATAAATTTGGGCACAAATGCTCTTTTAAATGTCAAAGATGACGGCTCAAATACAGGTGAAATTTTAAAAAATATAAATTCACTTCGCTCAGAGATCGGATCAACACAAAATGCTGTATTTAGAGGCATAAATGCTCTAGCCGCAAGGAGCGTGGCAAATGCTAATAGTGTAGAAAATCTTGATAACAGCGATATCGCAAAGAGCTTGGAAGAAAATTTACAAGCAAATTTAAAGCTACATGCTGCGAGCTTAGCCAAAGCTCATGATACTACGAGCTTGGCCGCAAAACTAGATAAACTTCTAGCTGAATAA
- a CDS encoding OmpA family protein produces the protein MKINKNNEDQSSFWVSYADLMAGLLFVFMLLIGAVVVKYVLTQNTLENKEQAIITALANLKDAQGRNFTLEELNDALKSELSKISDENINLKKSNEIFVIQIDALKEKLAQLIEENKDANASIKELNASIFDLNQKMIVLNDEISSKDRALSDANESSEKNLAKIAFLLEQVSQREARYDELLRDLNVTRDRVKNLTGIRVKVISALKDRLGSSIEIDPNSGALKLSSSVLFDKGSAVLKEEVKEELKATLGKYFDVLLNDKDIASNIDQIIIEGFTDSDGSYIYNLELSQKRAYAVMEFISSFSDDVRLRKLLVASGRSYNELVFKDGAEDKDASRRIEIKFSLSNKEAINEIEKFLEFKGD, from the coding sequence ATGAAAATAAACAAAAATAATGAAGATCAATCGAGCTTTTGGGTTTCGTACGCGGACTTGATGGCGGGTCTGCTCTTTGTTTTTATGCTGCTAATCGGCGCTGTCGTCGTAAAATACGTCCTAACTCAAAACACACTTGAAAATAAAGAGCAAGCTATCATCACAGCTTTAGCAAATTTAAAAGACGCCCAGGGCAGAAATTTTACACTCGAAGAGCTAAATGACGCCCTAAAAAGCGAGCTTTCAAAGATAAGCGACGAAAACATAAATTTGAAAAAATCAAATGAAATTTTTGTTATCCAAATAGACGCTCTAAAAGAAAAACTAGCCCAGCTCATAGAGGAAAACAAGGACGCAAACGCGAGCATAAAGGAGCTAAATGCTAGTATTTTTGATCTAAATCAAAAGATGATCGTGCTAAATGATGAAATTTCATCAAAAGATAGAGCACTTAGTGACGCAAACGAAAGCAGCGAGAAAAATTTGGCCAAGATCGCCTTTTTGCTCGAGCAAGTAAGCCAAAGAGAGGCTAGATATGACGAGCTTTTAAGGGATCTAAACGTCACTCGTGACAGAGTGAAAAATTTAACCGGTATCAGAGTAAAAGTGATCTCAGCCTTAAAAGATAGACTAGGCTCAAGCATTGAGATCGATCCAAACTCAGGCGCGCTAAAGCTTAGTTCTTCGGTGCTTTTTGATAAAGGAAGTGCGGTCTTAAAAGAGGAGGTCAAAGAGGAGCTAAAGGCTACACTTGGTAAGTATTTTGACGTGCTTTTAAATGATAAAGATATTGCATCAAATATTGATCAAATTATAATTGAAGGCTTTACAGATAGTGACGGAAGCTACATTTATAACTTAGAGCTTTCGCAAAAAAGAGCTTACGCGGTGATGGAGTTTATAAGCTCATTTAGCGATGACGTTCGCCTTAGAAAGTTGCTTGTCGCAAGTGGTCGAAGCTACAACGAGCTAGTTTTTAAGGACGGAGCCGAAGATAAGGACGCTTCAAGGCGCATCGAGATCAAATTTTCACTCTCAAACAAAGAGGCCATCAACGAGATAGAGAAATTTTTGGAGTTTAAGGGTGATTGA